In Stutzerimonas stutzeri, a genomic segment contains:
- the grxC gene encoding glutaredoxin 3, with product MPKVVIYTTAWCPYCVRAKSLLDRKGVSYEEIAVDGKPALRSEMASKAGRTSVPQIWIGDEHVGGCDELHALERAGRLDPLLQA from the coding sequence ATGCCTAAAGTCGTCATCTATACCACCGCCTGGTGCCCGTACTGTGTCCGGGCCAAAAGCCTGCTCGATCGCAAGGGTGTCAGTTACGAGGAAATTGCCGTAGACGGCAAGCCGGCCTTGCGTTCTGAAATGGCGAGCAAGGCCGGACGTACCTCGGTTCCGCAAATATGGATCGGCGACGAGCATGTTGGCGGCTGCGACGAGCTGCACGCGCTGGAGCGGGCAGGTCGGCTGGATCCGCTGCTGCAGGCCTGA